Proteins from a single region of Pyrus communis chromosome 6, drPyrComm1.1, whole genome shotgun sequence:
- the LOC137736830 gene encoding multiple organellar RNA editing factor 2, chloroplastic-like yields MVQTLIRAIAMATATTTATARHPTISLLVPKRLFSTSKLTNPPSIPSLMLGRRSLAPISHAVRFPTPTTRYIPIRCRVNRSGGSYSPLNSGSNFSDRPPTEMAPLFPGCDYEHWLIVMDKPGGEGATKQQMIDCYVQTLAKVVGSEEEAKKKIYNVSCERYFGFGCEIDEETSNKLEGLPGVLFVLPDSYVDPEYKDYGAELYVNGEIVQRSPERQRRVEPQPSRAQDRPRYNDRTRYVRRRENVR; encoded by the exons ATGGTTCAAACCCTAATCCGAGCAATTGCCATGGCCACCGCAACCACCACCGCAACCGCTCGCCACCCCACAATCTCTCTCCTCGTACCCAAACGTCTCTTCTCCACTTCCAAACTCACCAATCCGCCTTCCATCCCATCCCTCATGCTCGGCCGTCGATCCCTTGCCCCTATCTCCCACGCCGTCCGATTCCCTACCCCTACCACCCGCTACATTCCGATCCGCTGCCGGGTCAACCGATCTGGCGGTTCTTACTCGCCCCTCAACTCGGGTTCGAACTTCAGCGACCGTCCACCCACTGAAATGGCCCCGCTTTTTCCTGGTTGTGACTACGAGCACTGGCTCATCGTCATGGATAAGCCCGGCGGCGAGGGTGCTACAAAGCAGCAGATGATCGATTGTTATGTTCAGACCCTGGCCAAGGTCGTCGGGAG CGAGGAAGAAGCAAAGAAGAAGATATACAATGTCTCTTGTGAGAGgtattttggttttggttgtgAGATTGATGAGGAGACCTCGAATAAGCTTGAAG GCTTGCCGGGTGTTCTTTTTGTTCTTCCGGATTCGTATGTTGATCCCGAGTACAAAGACTACGGTG CTGAGTTGTATGTGAATGGAGAAATTGTTCAAAGATCACCTGAGAGGCAGAGGAGGGTGGAGCCGCAGCCCTCGAGAGCTCAGGACAGACCAAGATACAATGACAGAACCCGTTATGTGCGCCGAAGGGAAAATGTCCGGTGA